TTGAAATCATAGACGTTATGGAGCCCATAAGGAGCAGTTGTCGCTACACAGAGATGCAGCCGGTTTCATACTACGACGGTTACCCGACAAACGGCGAGATGAATGCCTACAACGCAAACACAGCTATCAACTCCATGTACGCAAACTCGTACCCACATGACGTCCATCCAAACCAAGCACGGAACGGCAGCCACTGCTACGGCAGCGATTCAGCCAACTCAAGCCCCGGCGAAAGTTGCCGTGAGGAGGACTTAGAGCACGTGCTCGCGCCCGGCTACCCAGGGCAAGGGGAGCGGCGGTGTCTGATGTGGGCTTGCAAGGCGTGCAAGCGAAAGAACGTGGCGGTCGACAAGCGAAAGGCAGCCACTCTCCGAGAGCGACGGCGACTTCGCAAGGTGAATGAGGCGTTCGAAGCTCTGAAAAGGCACACGTGCGCGAACCCCAACCAGAGGTTGCCGAAAGTCGAGATTTTGCGGAATGCCATCGAATACATTGAAAAGTTGGAAAGGTTACTGCAGGTTGAGAAGGCAAACGGTGACAGCGAAATGGATTCGGCGGAGACGAGCTCAAACACATCAGATGCTATGGTAAGAAGGAAAGATAAAAGTATTGAAcctaatgtttatttacgtATTCTTTTCCTCTCACTTCAGTATGGTTTTGTCAATCAGCTCTGCGTTTTGTATGTTTCACTCCTTACATAGCTGACGAGAACGTCATACGTACATCTTCAGCCGGCCGGTGTACAGCAGTTATGTGTGTACTTGATTTGTGTTGCACGtatgatatgaaatgttattGATAATGCTTCATCTTCTGCGCGCTTTACCAGCAGGTTTATATCATGGAAGAGGAGAAAGTCTCCTGTCCACCTCGCTGTTTATATCATACCTCATCGCATCACTCATGTTATATGAACAAACGTAGACTTTGGGAAAATATGACTAAATTTTCAGATTAAAGTTGCCAACAAAAGTTAATagagaatgaaataatgaagcgaagtcaatctttcaatgaaaatgacaacattgtTCTCGGCTCTCTTCTAACCGTCAGGAAAATCCACAAACCCTTTGACATTGCTGCAGGTTATGTCAGattgtgcttttgttttttgaaatcGTCCCATGTTATGATAATACCGACTGTAGACGAAGTTAAAGGTATGATTGTTTCAGAACATTCATTCCGTAGCACGGAGCTGCAGACCCAAAATGATGGCCAGAAATACGAGGTGCTAAGATATCGAGGTGTCGCACTCGCAGGGTCGTTGGGGCTGGCAGTTTATCTTGACACCTGTAACCTCGTGTTGAGTTATTTCGGTAGAAAACCGCGATTTACTAGCAATAAATGTCAGCGCATCAAGGACGAAAATTCACAGGGACCCAAAATATATCCCTGGCCGTTTATCATCATTCCTCTATATGCTACCGGAAGTAAAGACATAGTAAGGACAACAACGCGCAGAACAGCATATATGGGAGGAATGATTCCATTACATAGTTGTTATGGGAACGTTCGGGCAGGTAGTACCGTACGTACAGGTACGAGTTTAGGTGTAGTGGTACAACGTGGTCCATACCTTTCCAGAGCGGTCACAGATAACTGAAAGTGATGAGCGAGGACATGTAGTTGCATGCATGCAACTCTGGCATAAGAACAAAAAGACAATGCGTTCATGAAATGAGGAGGGTGACACATTTGATTCCATAAACAACGCCAACATATAGCCTAGAGGAATAATCATGAATCCAACGTTTTTTCCCCACCATCTCACTGGATATTAGTATTAATACGGAAACTCGAATGGGCACTAAAAGATTATGTAAATTAAATTATTGGCCAATCAGAAGCCTCAGTATTACACTATTAAACTAGGACAGCATTTTGTACATCGAATCTATTTTGTCATCGATTTGCAAATTTCTGTGTTACAGGTAAGATGTATTGCCAGAATGCGCAGGTAAATCGATGGTTGCTTAGTCCAGTGTCTAGCCGATATCTAATGCTTTCACACGCCGTGCATGATTGGGGCCACCAAACTTGTTTTGCTGAGACGCAAAAGGAAGGCTGTCGTACCTTTCGTAAACCGTCAATCTAACTTTTGCGGTTTGCTTTGAAGCTCACCTATATGCAACCCGCTCTTTCCCTAGCAACATCAAGTGCGTCACAGATGTTCGGCGCCAGCAGCATGGCATCGCGTCGGGGCAGCCCCGAGGTACGCCGACTGCAACGCAGGCGAAGGagcctgttttgttttgatcgTTCCAGTCATCATTCAAGGAGGTGCTCACCTCTTGCAACCTTTGCAGACTTCGGCAAAGCAAGGAAATTCGAAGCTCCTCGGGCAAAGTTAATGAGGAGATGTTCCGCGACAACTTAGAAGTAAATTAACTGAAGGATAAAATGCGACAAAAGTTCCAGATCCCGAATAAAATGTTTTCTGTAATTCCATTCCATCGTTCCTTCCGTGGCTAAGGGCGCCTTGCATGGTGCATTTGGCCACAAGCAACAAGTTTATGAGGTTTCAATGGATTGAAAATTACTTATATACCAAATTCAGTAAGAGTCATTTCAGACTGCGTTAAGCGAATGTATTAAGTCTTCCTTCCAGGATTACTTGAAACTTGCGGTCAATGTGTAGAAAGGAAAGCAAATGAATTATCCAAATATTACTAAAATTaatcctcttccttctccttctcctcctctctgTCATCATTGAAGAAACGGGCATCCGCATTTGGAAGAAAAACAATTATTGAGGTGCCCCTATGCTTTACGGGGATCTTGCAATTGTAATCGTCCCataaatttcttttaaaaaaaagaagaaatttatcgtcccataaattttctttttagaGGTGATGTTCGTAAGCGGTGATCGAACCTCTTATCATCATAGAGCAATATCAGAAAGGAGTATGTCCTATTCTTCTCACTGATGCACATTATTGCCCTAGTTGAACaaaggaggtactaggcaagCGCGCCTAGAACCTCCTCGCCTTGCTTAGtacctagtacctccttggttgagCTGAACACATAATTGTAGAATACATTAAAGCTGAAATCGCTTCTACAAAATACCATCCACTGGAAGATAGATCTAACTAGGGCAAAACTTTTAAAGAGTTTTGCTTcagagatagataaagagagaaagagagagagagagagggggggggggggatgagacCAGAAACCGCGCCAAGGCGGATATGGTTTTATTATTCCTTTTTTCCCCGTCCTCGCTCCAAAATACGAGCGTCCGAAACCCCACACTCTGTGAAGCCCTCTCTGACACACGGTGAGTAATAAGATGATGGGTTAGAGAGACAACGGCGAGAGaatggtttccatggcaacctcAACAGCTGAAGAAGACGACTGTGAGAAGACTGACAGGGCTCATCAAAGCTGACGAAACCAACCAAACAGACCATACGGTAACGGCATTTAGTGGCGatactaaaaaacaaaagaccCACAAAGGCAACACCATGACAAAGTGATTTTTGGTGCATTTGTTCTTTTCAAACAGCTAACGTCTGCTCTCTGATTACAAATGGCCCTTTGGCAATGACGTGGGTGTTGATTATTTGTCTAAACTCAATCATGTCTATACATTATGTTCATTTTTCCAAAATGATGTTCACTCGTCATCCATAGAAGGCTATTGAGTAATATTATTAATCATTATCGAACATGTCGAATGCTGCAGAAAATCATAGGCAAATCTATGTATGGTGATGTGCCCCATTGATATCTACCTCAACAGCATTCGTAGACCTCATTACATGGACCTACATTGCAGAATTGACTTGTCATGATTACAAATTTACCGCGTAGGTATTTATGTGGAAGGAATTGGGGATGGGGGTTGGGATGGGGGTTATAAACACGACGCTGATGACACCAACGTGACGGAGTCCAGAGCGCCTTACGAAACAGGTTTCCCCCCTCTTGCTGTACAACATCACTCTTGAGAGCTCACCCCCATGGGATCGACAGTCAAGCCGAATCGGACGCGATTAGGCTGAGCATAAACACGTCCCCATCTCCGCTGTGCTCAgagcatgtgtgtatgcatctgtgtgtgtgtgggtgggtgtgtacACCATCTTTTGGTTGCGCCATTGGTCTTCATTGCGTCGTTATGCCATATCATATCGGAATTGAATCCTCAAAAACACTGCGTATACATCCAAATTTCCACAGTTACCCCTATGTTCGGTCCGTAGCGGATCACGTAAAAACTTAGCCGacttgaaagaaatgaaaaccaAATTTGTTATCCTAAATGTAAGAGAAACCAAGGAGGTGTGATATCTCCTTTGGTGAGACACTGGCAGTTATGGAGTAAACGTTGCCTTACATTAATTCTAGTACTAATACTATTTAATGATTTAACCGGGATAGCGTATTCTTCTTCGGTGTAGACATGTATAGTCTACCAGCGGGTCGTGACGCTATCATTACCCAGCATCGCCAGTTACCTGCGTACTTATTTACTAGACCCATTCACCTGGGTCAAAATGGCGATTGTGGGTAAAGCTCTTGTCTGTGGATGAACGCGCCGGACTCAAACCCGGCACATTCCTTTTGGAATCCAGAGCGGTATACCACGGCGATATATATTGCAACTGATCAAAATTATTTATAAGTTTAAAACACTGGACATACTtggaaaaaatcctttgatcTGTTCATAGGCAttagacaaaaatgaaaagtacGTGTAAATTATTTTGAGTTTACTCTTACGTTTATATCACTCAACCTTATATCGATATTTTTGTCTGAAGCAAACGCCTCTTGGCCACAAAGGCAAGCCAACCCATATCAGTAGCATCCTACTGAATACTGTTTCAATCgaatcgaggggggggggggggagcgggaGTGCGTATCGTGCAAGCATTATTGGTCGTGTCACGAAACATACTTCATGTGGAAGGTAATTTCTGAAAGGGGTAATATCCCTACTTGTTGATGTTCTTCCACCATAATGGAGGATGATAAAGATTGAGATGGCGTTGATGTGAAATgtttaaaagcaaaataaaaacaaagacaaaaagaatGCAATGTGAAGGAGTTGTAAATGTATTTTTGCTTGGTTTACCGTGATTCTCAGCTTGGTCCAATCTCCCCTATCTGGCCCAGAATAATGGGTGTCATGCATTACAAGCGGAATCCACTGGGACGTCTGCCCCTAACTCAATTTGCGCGCTTCAAAAGAGAACACACACCCTGGTACATAGCTTTGCTTTGTGCATCTGAAATCGCCTAGACATTCTCGCTCTTGGCGACGGGCACGGTTTGCGTTCACATCGCGACCACGCCAGCATGCTCTCGGCCTTTGGCGGCGCACTTTACACCCAAAAGATGCTGCACCAATGTTCGAGTCAGGGAAGTAAAGGAAACTCTAATGATAGAGTGACCTTACGCCTGCAGTCAGAGACAGTATGTTAGTAATAATGCTCGTCGCAAGAGTATGCTTTACCCTGAAActcttttaaaaacaaacaaacaaacgagcaaaCAAACCCAAAGCAAGCAAAAACATCCTTTTAAATGTGATTTTAGCCAGCTTTTATGGGTCTTTTCCGATTCAACAAAAAGGAATGAAATTCCGTACAGACCATGTTGTTTAGACCTTTTGTCATCTACGATAAGTTTGCTTTTCCCCTCTGCTTGTTCGTTGATTGTGACTCGGGTACAGACTCGTTGATCTTGATGACTTGCTTGTTTGAACTCGCGAGTGGGAACGCGTTCACTAGGGGGACAACATAACATTCGACGAATTCAGCCTTATTGATGATGGGTTGAGCGGGATGACATTTTGCTCGGGCGGGAAGAGGCCTGGTGTAATTATTGACAGCTTGGAAAATGATTTCGGGATAAATGGAGCGCCAGTTATCGTGCGTCAAACCGCCTACTTCCACGCGCGCCATGACCTTGGCTAGGGCAACCTTCGCATTCATTGGCACCTAATTAAAAGCCAAGAATCGGATAGCCCCGGGCAGGCTGGAGGTATGCGCGAGTTTGCGGACCAGAAAACGCAAAAGCATTTACACTGATAATGTAGCACCTTGAGATTCCGACACACAGTTGAGACATCTTCATCAGCTGAGGCGATGGCTCGTTCGAGTTGTGGAAGCCAGGTAGCAagttaagggctttttacacttgtaaatttttgcttagccccggactatcggtggggctaagggggggccttagccccaccgatagtacgggactatccttagcccactttctgtttacactcgtttttgccaaagtgggctagccccaccgatagtacggtactatctggccctgcaaaatagcaggggttagcaccgcaattgcggtgctagcaccgcaattgcggtgccaagcaagtgagtgtaaacagaacgaaaaaataatcctgggctaagcgacggagacgaagtgcgaccctcactgaccaatcagaaacgaggtaatcaagtgctgccggtgcgtgcgtgtacgtgtacagtacacagcgtaattatgaatattcatgtggtttggaaagtccggggctaagaaagacgagtgtaaaaaggtcagttttctccttagccccggacaagagatagtacgggactaattggcgagtgtaaaaagctgaaaaaattggtacgggactaacgatagtcctgggtcagagaaagtccggggttaagaaacacaagtgtaaaaagccctttagaagTACTTGTAGGACCACTGGAAatagttgaaaatatttttaccaCGTGATGGCCAAATGAGAGAATGTCCAACCTAGAGtaatttgtttgatatttatttTCGTGATTATTGTCAGTAGGGTGATAGCTTAATGTTGCCAATGTTGGAatagttcttctttttttttttaatgtaacgTCTGGCTGTTTGCTAAAAGTTGAGAAGCAAAATGTCTTTGCGCTCAGTCACTTTGCTCTTAGCTATCAAAATTTGACGAGAAATGGCAGCAAGAAGGGACAAAGCATTGACCTTGTTTTATAGAATGTCTGGAGCAGTACTACTGTAGGGGGAACCTCTAAGGCCCTCGCTAAGGCCCTTACATATCTCGTATGACGCTACTATTTTCGTCACATGGAACCAGCATAGCAAATACATCTTCGCGCCCGGAGCAGGCGAAATGGTGTCAACCAGAGATGCGATCGCGAATGGTAAATGCGTTTCCCAGAGAGTGGCTGACTTTATTTTCCTGACGCCCGTTTACTCCCAACCAACCACATGATTGGAACTGTGCCGAGCTGTTTCGCCTAGTTTATAATgggaaaaataacaataacaacaaacaaacgatacGAACCCTAACCTCCCCATCCCAACACTGGAGTATTATGTTCATTGTAATTGCAGGTTTCAATGGTTTATCAGAtattttatgatgtttaaaaaagTTTGGAGTTTTTTCTTTCCGGAAGGATAATGACATATGCATTCTTGTCAGTGCCAGATAAGACGAAGAAAGCatcatttttgtgttgttgtttttttttctctatttctagttttcttgttttgttttgcatctAATGTACCGAAAATCTGTcggaaaatcatacaaaaaagcACGTACAGACGTACAGAGCAACTCTGCGCATTATTGACTAAACGCGCTTGACGAGTTGTCTGTTGTcgacctcttttttttctatttatttattcatttcttattatttacTGCAGGGATATATGGCAGGGCGAACCCCATCATCAGAGGGTATTTTTATTCTCAATTTTGGTAAACGTAAAAACAGTTACTGCGATTTATCAACAAGTGAGCTTTAAAGTGTCTTGCTTTTGGCTAGGCTTTgtaatttttggaaaaaaaaggtaattggATCTATGATGCTATGATATGTATCATTCTATCCCATGATATATTTGAAGACTTAATCAATCACGCTTTGTAAACAGCAAAACATTGCTTACTAAGTCTTATTGATCAAAAATCTAAATTGGTTTTTGTCAAGcaaagcaaatatttttatcatgttatcatactAGTGAATCGAACTTCAATCTGCTAGTTCTATACAtgcatcaatttcttttttctttaatttcttcgGCGATGATGCTTACATATTATGTACGACTTAGGCGCTTAGTTGTGTAGGGATAGAATTTCATGTCACTACATTCTGTCTAACCTAGAGGTGCCTTGCTTCTTGTAAGACAGAGAGAGCTCTCCCGCTAAGAGTGTGTCAAGATCACAGCCGGGACATACGGATCAATATCAAAACATTACAACGTGATGTCGCGAAACGAGGGAGAACATCGCCGGTGGTATACTTACACACATCATTGCACATGATGCGTTTTTGTGACTGTGTATTGATGGGGTTTCGTGAAATACTGATTTACAATGATTGTGATGTTGTTATTGATTATTCATATTACTACAAGTACTACACCTACTACtaccattactactactgatgttagtaataataatgatagtagtacattgtagtagtaatagtaatagtaataacaataataataataataataatacttataataataataataacaataataataatgataatagccatcattatattcatcatcatcattataatcacaACATCCCAGTTCTCGAAATCAACATAAATGAAGCAACAACGTCATTAATGATCACAAAATGAGTCCTGATGGTGGAAAACAATTTCAGGATGTTGTGGGTTCCACCCATGTGGTAATAACCAAAAATAGGTTTAGTGCATTTATGACGGGATGTTTTCATAGTAGATCAATTATCTTGATCTTCTCCATCTTTAAttcattatcatatttgattCAAGGGCACCCTATACACGAATCAGTGACACTTCTCTGATTTGTTTATtgaaatacatttaaaaaaaaccaaacacataCTTGTATAAACGTTTTAAATATTGAGTATGGGTGTCTTTAATTTCGATATCTTCCGAGTGAGTGGAGGTATcattataatacacacacaaaaaaaagaacagcCCCACACTTACGCATGAAGAGTATCTGAAATAGGCAACAATTGTTAACCTTTTCAAGAactctttttttaaagatactGTTGCATTAGTCACATTTCACGCGAAAAACTAATGAGGAGCATTGCTATTGTGACGTCATGTTGTCATGACTTAGATGAGTATCTGGATGTGGCCACTCACTGTATACAGTATCAGATGTCAAGCTGTATATGATAACTTTCTTAACATCATTTTGGTGCGCTCGAACTTTTCttaattctttcttttgtttcgcTGCACTCAtcatgttaataataataataatatattgatACCTTCGGTTCCTCGGACGCTTTCTGTTCCAAAGCTCAACTGTATCAGTGGAAATGCAGATTCCTCACCAAGAGACTGTTTAGTATTTGTCCATATAATTGGTGATGCAATGAGATGAATATTTCGCGGTTAGCATGTTATTATGATGGACAAGGCAGACGTAATGACAATTATGAAAAATTGCTATGAATAATGATTATGGACCCTGAGAGTCACGGATTAAGACCGTGGTCAGTTGGTTGGACATTGTGTCTTGATTGCCAAtagttttcattcaaaatgatttaTTCGATCCATTACCCTAACACATTTTCAGTTTATAGTTAAAGCGTTATTTTCCCTTCTCAAGACGATCAAATGATACCTTTAATAGTACGAATGTACCTCCGTGAAAAGGAAAGTTTCCCTACACATTCGAAAAGGTTTCCTCAAAACAACCTCCTTGCTAAAAACTCTAACCGCTCCAACAACGTGGAAAGACACGGCATATGGCTTTCCAATAAGCAAACAGTGATGTCTTGTTGACCGCTTAAAATTGGAACCGACATCAATTAAGGTACAGCGCTCCTTAGTTGCTAGACATATGCAAACTTTTTTCtcccttctttatttcttttttatttcaaaatctgCCCACATTCGTCTTAACTGTGCTAAGGGAGTAACGTGTCGAATGACAATTTAATACCCCATCTAGGTCCGCGCGAGCCTGACTTTCATCATGGTACTATGTAAGTATGATGAGTCTCAATTTGTgcgtatttttttattttctaactCATGATTACTTTGGCGAAAGACTGGTCCCAAATCTTTGTTGAAAGCGTGACGTTTACTATCTTTGTCCCAGACGGGCCTGACATGGTATTCAAGTTTTGGGTCAGGGATAGGAAGGATGGCGTTGTAACCGAAAAGTTTGCCACAGAAGTGACCTTTCAAATTAGTTTCTCGCGAAGTCTTGGGGGGTTTTCATTCTGTCTAACATTAACAGGAGGGTTAAATTATTGAGGGGAAATATAATGTTTCGTTTGTTCCTTGTGATTCCATTAACCCTCTCATTACGGTAGACAATCTGTTTGTACACAGTGTCAATGATATAAAGAGGTCCAGTAGTGGTTTTCAAAGGGTTAATGGAGAGTTCATCAATGATAATACCAATGTGAGTTGCCATGATAATGTACGTAGTGAAAGACATGGAAGCAAGGGTTATATGTGTCTTAATAGACTAGATAGAAATATGGTAGATATTTTGTACACTTCAACACTTTCTCATTCCTCACTTGAAGTAGTATGACCTAAAGGAAAACATGGAAATTTAAAACAAACGGGCAAGAAAACATAAACGAACAAAGAttaaaaaacgaaacaaaataaatacgTCAAAGAATATTCCACTtttgaaataattatatgaaatgaatataaaaatggaGAAGGCGGGGGTGGGGTAGGGAGGGAGGGAATAATTTATGTAGTTGTGAAAGCGaacagagagaggggaaaaacaTACAGATCAAAGCCATTCACTTTCTCTACACACTCCAccatcctgtgcatcatttctGCCCCACATCCAGAAACACCCGTCGGCCACGGCGTACTTGACATCGCGCTCCCCGGGCGGTCCCCGCTGGAAAACGACCTCAATCACTGTCTCCCCACGCATTCCGCCAAACACTACACTCCACTCAATTTTAGGTCGCGGAGATCCTCTGAAAGGCCTATGTACTTTATTCCCTCTCGTACGCCATCTTCCTGTATATACTATAAGATTATATTCTcccttaaaggtcctgtttatctttgggaacagtgatttaaatgaatttcaagatatgacatttaacgCATATGTGAAGgtttgttgtaccacaaaacatcctttcATATAGGATTTTcatgataaagcctaaaatataaggagatatctgtatttttctcaataaaacgtaactgtagacggtttagtctggaaatttttgtattataactattgttcacattttgtatatttaacaatacttagcatcgattttaccgattcaaatttttacagtggttgtttctatccctaactcacatttaagaactattttaaagcacttatgctgggtttttgtttcatctgcaaatggtaaattatgcctttaaagtttGTTATATCGCTGTCCATAGTCGCTGTAGCTACACACGCATAACCAATGTATGATAAGGTATAACGATTTGTGACGTTTAATATAGTTTTTATCGGCAAGGAAAGATTATACCTATGATATGCCGATTCCTCTTGTCTTTGATGTGGCCAAGGAGGTACACCTCATTGATGTGCCCGACGAGACTCTGCAAACGGTGTAATAATCATGCTCTCCTGTGAAACTCAGGTACACTGTAGTGTCTTGCATTAGTAAACGCAGCTTCATGGAAGTACTATACTGCAATAAATTATGTCGtaaatttatgaaatgattttccCCTTTATACAGACTAGTAACTATAACTGGTATAATGTAGCGACTGCAATTGTCATAACCATCGTTTCTATGTTTGATGAACTGTGAAACAACGATTATTATTAACTGTGGTCATAACTAAAGACAATGATAATGCCAGCTATGAATTCGACAATGAACCTGATCGGAAACAAACAACATGAGATGTGTAAAGCAAGTACGACGAGAGTGCAAACAGGGCGTTCGCTTGTTCGTAAAGTTTACACTGGGTACAAACTACACGTCTATACGTAGAGTGGGCAGACAAATCGGgtatttttctctccctccatctctccctctctccctctctttctctctcttctgctCCTCTACTGAATGATTGCTGTAATCCATGGAATACCCAGAGGTCCTTTGCGGGGAAGAGAGATATTTCCGAAAACAATTTCCGAGGAAACTATTGATATTCTTACTGGTTTTCCGTCAGAAATACTCCTTTACCGCTACGTCTGAGCCATGAATTCACAGACGCATTTCACATAGCAAAACAGAATATGATTACTCTTGGGGGGAAACCGTGTTTTCAGGATGGATTCGCctatcaacagaaaaaaaaaagaacaacaccTGAGGAAATTGCCTGTAGAAGCATGATGGGTTCCGTGTAAAGTCTTTAGGGAGTTCATACTTATTGTCAAGAATGAGTTGAATTTGGAAATAACACTAGAAACCTTCACAACAGAGCTAGATAAAGGCATTTAGATGTGACCGTGTCCCTGAATGCGATTGTGTTGTATTTGCTCATTTACTGTCGTGTTCCATACACAGGAATATGGAAGGCTTTCCATATTAGGCAGAACGCGTTTTCAGTCGATGAAATTGGGTCATATTTTGGTTGCCTATTTTAATTGACCCAAATTTCTTTTGACCACAACAGCGTATCATCTTTCCGCGACAGCCAAGGGCACGGTTCATTTGTCATAGCTTTTACAATGGTGACCAAGTCGCTTTTTATGTTAAATCAACTGAAGTATTACGCAAGTTATCATTTCGATGTTTTTATCAACAGATAAGCTTTATAGTTTCCAACGGAAGCAATTCCAGTGGCTAAAATCCCCGGATGTAATAGCGGAGAGCCACATAATTccgcgactttttttttttttccactggctgAAAGTGGGTTGTAAATTCCTCCGTTTCGGATTTTTTCCCCCGGTTTCAGTTTTTGCCTACTTAGGCCATCTGTGGTCAGACTACTAAAAACGATTGGGGTCTGCATCGATGTCAGAGCACTTTTGAAATGATCTTTAAAAACCGATTAAGCGATAATATTTTCTCGCGGCTATTTCTCTCAGCTTGTTAGTTTAGCCAGTATCATTATACCGTAGACCAAATAGATCAAATCAGTCTCGAAAGATATAAACTACTATCATAATAGATTTTAGTATACTTATAGAAAGAAGTCAAACAAAAGGAACCAGCAGAATATAACAGTTATCTGCATGGTTTTGTGTTAGCCCCTTCCCTTATTGCCACTAACTATAAAGCTGTGAAATTACCGACAAGTTCCATAAGGCAAAGGTATAGTTTGTTGAACTTTAGAGACGACGCaagacatttcaaaatgtctatACGCTTTATTTCTGTATAGAGTATTATACAAGTTCATGTGATATAAACA
The nucleotide sequence above comes from Diadema setosum chromosome 5, eeDiaSeto1, whole genome shotgun sequence. Encoded proteins:
- the LOC140229037 gene encoding transcription factor SUM-1 → MEPIRSSCRYTEMQPVSYYDGYPTNGEMNAYNANTAINSMYANSYPHDVHPNQARNGSHCYGSDSANSSPGESCREEDLEHVLAPGYPGQGERRCLMWACKACKRKNVAVDKRKAATLRERRRLRKVNEAFEALKRHTCANPNQRLPKVEILRNAIEYIEKLERLLQVEKANGDSEMDSAETSSNTSDAMTDGSSPGSYSSDKVQQYGDGYDVSSPYGYSCTNASSLDCLSLIVESITPNKGKAITSPKKATSDGLCMV